In Cyprinus carpio isolate SPL01 chromosome A14, ASM1834038v1, whole genome shotgun sequence, a single window of DNA contains:
- the LOC109101836 gene encoding neuronal acetylcholine receptor subunit beta-2-like isoform X2, with protein sequence MCHAMAVWCAEVEERLVNYLLSPERYNKLIRPAVNKSQQVTIAIQVSLAQLISVNEREQIMTTNCWLTQVWNDYRLMWDPEEYEGIRKVRLPSRHIWLPDIVLYNNADGTYEVSFYSNAVVSNNGEVAWLPPAIYKSACKIEVRDFPFDQQNCTLKFRSWTYDHTEIDLILLSDFASRDDFKPSGEWDIVSLPGRKNEDPNDATYLDITYDFIIRRKPLFYTINLIIPCVLITSLAILVFYLPSDCGEKMTLCISVLLALTVFLLLISKIVPPTSLAVPLIGKYLMFTMVLVTFSIVTSVCVLNVHHRSPSTHTMPKWVKYYFVFRLPAFLFMRRPGESNKFRRKHQQCSSSDLPAKSEADETDSTFFVNEDAKHIGWRPGELQENTEFRKRMAVKCSVDTEEAVKGVRYIADKLKNEDDDEGIIEDWKYVAMVIDRLFLWIFVLVCVVGTVGLFMQPLFKSYNTPATDDL encoded by the exons CTGTATGGTGTGCAGAGGTGGAGGAACGTTTAGTAAACTATTTACTCTCCCCTGAACGATACAACAAGCTGATCCGTCCGGCAGTCAACAAGAGCCAGCAGGTCACCATTGCAATCCAAGTGTCCCTTGCCCAGCTCATCAGTGTG AATGAGAGAGAGCAGATCATGACCACCAACTGTTGGCTCACTCAG GTATGGAATGATTACCGGTTGATGTGGGATCCAGAGGAGTATGAAGGGATAAGAAAAGTGCGCCTTCCTTCCCGGCATATATGGCTGCCTGACATTGTTCTGTACAACAA TGCTGACGGGACATATGAAGTGTCTTTCTACTCCAATGCGGTCGTGTCCAATAACGGTGAGGTTGCCTGGCTACCACCAGCCATTTATAAGAGTGCCTGTAAAATTGAGGTCCGGGACTTCCCCTTTGACCAGCAAAACTGCACACTCAAGTTCCGCTCATGGACTTATGACCACACAGAAATTGACCTCATCTTGCTGTCGGACTTTGCCAGCCGAGATGACTTTAAGCCAAGCGGTGAGTGGGATATTGTCTCGTTGCCTGGTCGAAAAAACGAAGACCCTAATGATGCCACATATTTGGATATAACATATGATTTTATCATCAGACGCAAACCGCTTTTCTACACCATTAACTTGATCATCCCATGTGTTCTCATCACTTCACTGGCCATCTTAGTTTTTTACCTACCGTCAGACTGTGGGGAGAAGATGACATTGTGTATTTCTGTTCTTCTGGCCTTAACTGTGTTCCTCTTGCTTATTTCCAAAATCGTACCACCGACCTCACTCGCTGTGCCCCTCATTGGAAAGTACTTGATGTTTACCATGGTCTTGGTGACTTTTTCAATTgttacaagtgtgtgtgtgctaaacGTGCACCATCGTTCCCCAAGCACACACACTATGCCCAAATGGGTCAAATACTACTTTGTGTTCCGTTTGCCTGCTTTCCTATTCATGCGACGACCGGGAGAGTCCAACAAATTCCGCCGGAAGCACCAGCAGTGCTCTTCATCTGATCTCCCAGCAAAAAGTGAGGCGGATGAGACTGATTCCACCTTCTTTGTCAATGAAGATGCCAAGCACATTGGTTGGAGACCTGGCGAGTTGcaagaaaacacagaatttcGTAAGCGAATGGCGGTAAAGTGCTCTGTAGACACGGAGGAGGCTGTGAAGGGGGTCCGATATATCGCTGACAAGTTAAaaaatgaggatgatgatgaaggg aTCATCGAGGACTGGAAATATGTGGCTATGGTGATCGACCGTCTGTTTCTGTGGATctttgttttagtgtgtgttgTAGGAACCGTCGGCCTCTTTATGCAGCCACTTTTCAAGAGCTATAATACACCCGCCACTGATGATTTGTAG
- the LOC109101836 gene encoding neuronal acetylcholine receptor subunit beta-2-like isoform X1 produces the protein MAAPMASGLWFGLVLTVATVWCAEVEERLVNYLLSPERYNKLIRPAVNKSQQVTIAIQVSLAQLISVNEREQIMTTNCWLTQVWNDYRLMWDPEEYEGIRKVRLPSRHIWLPDIVLYNNADGTYEVSFYSNAVVSNNGEVAWLPPAIYKSACKIEVRDFPFDQQNCTLKFRSWTYDHTEIDLILLSDFASRDDFKPSGEWDIVSLPGRKNEDPNDATYLDITYDFIIRRKPLFYTINLIIPCVLITSLAILVFYLPSDCGEKMTLCISVLLALTVFLLLISKIVPPTSLAVPLIGKYLMFTMVLVTFSIVTSVCVLNVHHRSPSTHTMPKWVKYYFVFRLPAFLFMRRPGESNKFRRKHQQCSSSDLPAKSEADETDSTFFVNEDAKHIGWRPGELQENTEFRKRMAVKCSVDTEEAVKGVRYIADKLKNEDDDEGIIEDWKYVAMVIDRLFLWIFVLVCVVGTVGLFMQPLFKSYNTPATDDL, from the exons CTGTATGGTGTGCAGAGGTGGAGGAACGTTTAGTAAACTATTTACTCTCCCCTGAACGATACAACAAGCTGATCCGTCCGGCAGTCAACAAGAGCCAGCAGGTCACCATTGCAATCCAAGTGTCCCTTGCCCAGCTCATCAGTGTG AATGAGAGAGAGCAGATCATGACCACCAACTGTTGGCTCACTCAG GTATGGAATGATTACCGGTTGATGTGGGATCCAGAGGAGTATGAAGGGATAAGAAAAGTGCGCCTTCCTTCCCGGCATATATGGCTGCCTGACATTGTTCTGTACAACAA TGCTGACGGGACATATGAAGTGTCTTTCTACTCCAATGCGGTCGTGTCCAATAACGGTGAGGTTGCCTGGCTACCACCAGCCATTTATAAGAGTGCCTGTAAAATTGAGGTCCGGGACTTCCCCTTTGACCAGCAAAACTGCACACTCAAGTTCCGCTCATGGACTTATGACCACACAGAAATTGACCTCATCTTGCTGTCGGACTTTGCCAGCCGAGATGACTTTAAGCCAAGCGGTGAGTGGGATATTGTCTCGTTGCCTGGTCGAAAAAACGAAGACCCTAATGATGCCACATATTTGGATATAACATATGATTTTATCATCAGACGCAAACCGCTTTTCTACACCATTAACTTGATCATCCCATGTGTTCTCATCACTTCACTGGCCATCTTAGTTTTTTACCTACCGTCAGACTGTGGGGAGAAGATGACATTGTGTATTTCTGTTCTTCTGGCCTTAACTGTGTTCCTCTTGCTTATTTCCAAAATCGTACCACCGACCTCACTCGCTGTGCCCCTCATTGGAAAGTACTTGATGTTTACCATGGTCTTGGTGACTTTTTCAATTgttacaagtgtgtgtgtgctaaacGTGCACCATCGTTCCCCAAGCACACACACTATGCCCAAATGGGTCAAATACTACTTTGTGTTCCGTTTGCCTGCTTTCCTATTCATGCGACGACCGGGAGAGTCCAACAAATTCCGCCGGAAGCACCAGCAGTGCTCTTCATCTGATCTCCCAGCAAAAAGTGAGGCGGATGAGACTGATTCCACCTTCTTTGTCAATGAAGATGCCAAGCACATTGGTTGGAGACCTGGCGAGTTGcaagaaaacacagaatttcGTAAGCGAATGGCGGTAAAGTGCTCTGTAGACACGGAGGAGGCTGTGAAGGGGGTCCGATATATCGCTGACAAGTTAAaaaatgaggatgatgatgaaggg aTCATCGAGGACTGGAAATATGTGGCTATGGTGATCGACCGTCTGTTTCTGTGGATctttgttttagtgtgtgttgTAGGAACCGTCGGCCTCTTTATGCAGCCACTTTTCAAGAGCTATAATACACCCGCCACTGATGATTTGTAG